In the Oncorhynchus keta strain PuntledgeMale-10-30-2019 chromosome 14, Oket_V2, whole genome shotgun sequence genome, one interval contains:
- the LOC118392989 gene encoding low-density lipoprotein receptor-related protein 2-like isoform X3 produces the protein MAFCLLLCIAILEITVLSAAAQTPLNCNLGTKPCKDGSECVLHQHVCDGEADCRDGSDEEDCTVACNNGQFLCAHGKKCIDQRQVCDGVAQCQDRSDELDCLNSMEGCVHHCDNKTRCLPDTFLCDGERDCLDGTDEANCDSDSTDLKSHHNVAENGNNGNTTMSAPAPLKCPFGTKPCRDRIECVLYNHVCDGEADCKDGSDEEECILECERGQFQCAHGKKCIDQRQVCDGVAQCQDRSDELDCLKPMEGCVHHCDKTRCLPDTFLCDGERDCLDGTDEANCADESCNSGEFRCTSGQCLSVSMRCDGHPDCQDRSDEESCTEPPQCTTKLRCPQSQECLLEEWVCDREQDCKDGSDEKNCKMVQLKCGDFQWACTSKNQCVPKAWRCDGTKDCADESDEAGCGQVATCPSHQFQCGSTWECLDTALVCNTVRNCANGSDEGGNCQAKCPDKTQCAHNCYSTPHGTRCGCKAGYRLQEDTVSCVDIDECEGGRPGVCSHLCVNTQGSFQCHCYPGYLLESDGRHCKITGEPYLLASVQTELFLFGLRSSSLDVLVSSAKKAILSLDYDWRDQKVFWVSLDSESIKWSSLHQKKTGTLVKGIKSDCIAVDWVGRNLYWIDGIGGGRIIAVGLNSTIINSMDLTVILDEDFEQPRSLALLIMFWSEIGNEVKIERAGMDGSERRVVVSHSLSLSWPGGLAVDTLGERIYWTDEKLRCIGSANLDGGDIELLQMMETTNPFSVTVYNDLLYWSDTRRRTIQRAHKITGKNRKVLLKRPGQPFGLKIIHPLLQTSNERPCENLRCSHLCVLGPGPKGVCKCPSGLLLAEDGLTCSNLVNSAFLLVLSPTVVTQIYLQTMHSAVGLKSWPEHLALPLPNVNEAAMLDYTLQDQTLYLADSGQSSVVLFKLKETGLVPRGQFLQLKGDTVTALALDWITLSVYWSSTKQPRLQVTSSSGEHTAVLIQDIGSLESIALHPLSGRLCFTNLAKQGEGAQVECAHMDGVKRAPVWKDAFQPTSLTFSNKGNEIYWADIVYYVLGYGVIGSVRVDGTGYKAFKTGDGLTAFALSNGMLLWVTDSDTTKVWYRDDPLTKKLWFEVNTEIVSLKAYSKSSQMGSNLCSDGNGDCSHLCLALPGGRTCRCAHDHYPVNVTYCAPDQHCPAGSRPCLDGHTCFPLEKFCDGHPDCSDTSDENCVHLKGKSVKAKAPNQLPSPSFPIPADPGSTSLDNSWLVRNLEAQQCSEKHCNGNGECVETNGGISCACGLGYSGDSCQNQLTKTMQGPLIYGAIGLCAAIVVISVLAAVVKRKTANTRRANPVAKQTSMIELEKGEGASSPNSDFAEEVVSSVD, from the exons ATGGCTTTCTGTTTGCTTCTGTGTATAGCAATTTTGGAAATCACAG TATTGAGTGCAGCAGCGCAGACCCCGTTGAACTGCAACCTGGGCACCAAACCTTGCAAGGATGGATCTGAGTGTGTACTCCACCAACATGTGTGCGACGGAGAAGCCGACTGTAGGGATGGTTCTGATGAGGAGGACTGCACTGTCGCATGCAATAATG GGCAGTTTCTGTGTGCCCATGGGAAGAAATGCATTGACCAGCGGCAGGTGTGTGACGGTGTGGCCCAGTGTCAGGACCGCTCTGATGAGTTGGACTGCCTGAATTCCATGGAAGGCTGTGTTCACCACTGTGACAACAAGACCCGCTGCCTCCCAGACACCTTCCtctgtgatggagagagggactgcCTGGATGGCACTGACGAAGCCAACTGCG ATTCAGACTCTACTGATCTTAAAAGTCATCACAATGTTGCTGAGAATGGCAACAATGGGAATACCACAATGTCTGCACCAGCACCCCTCAAGTGCCCTTTTGGCACTAAACCATGCCGGGACAGGATTGAGTGTGTTCTTTACAACCATGTGTGCGATGGAGAGGCGGACTGTAAGGATGGCTCGGATGAGGAAGAGTGTATATTAGAATGTGAACGTG GCCAGTTTCAGTGTGCACATGGGAAGAAATGCATTGACCAGAGGCAGGTGTGTGACGGTGTGGCCCAGTGTCAGGACCGCTCTGATGAGTTGGACTGCCTGAAGCCCATGGAGGGCTGTGTTCACCACTGTGACAAGACCCGCTGCCTCCCAGACACCTTCCTCTGTGACGGAGAGAGGGACTGCCTGGATGGCACTGATGAGGCCAACTGTG CTGATGAGAGCTGCAATAGTGGGGAGTTCCGTTGCACCAGTGGTCAGTGTTTATCCGTAAGCATGCGCTGTGACGGGCATCCTGACTGTCAGGATCGCTCTGACGAGGAGAGCTGCACCGAGCCCCCCCAGTGCACCACCAAGCTCCGGTGCCCACAAAGCCAGGAGTGCCTGCTGGAGGAGTGGGTCTGTGATAGGGAGCAGGACTGTAAAGATGGCTCTGATGAAAAG AATTGCAAGATGGTCCAATTGAAGTGTGGCGATTTCCAGTGGGCCTGTACATCTAAGAACCAGTGTGTTCCCAAAGCATGGAGATGTGATGGAACAAAGGACTGCGCTGATGAAAGTGATGAGGCAGGAT gtgGTCAGGTTGCAACATGCCCCTCTCACCAGTTCCAGTGTGGCAGCACGTGGGAGTGTTTGGACACAGCCCTGGTGTGTAACACGGTCAGAAACTGTGCTAATGGTTCTGACGAGGGTGGCAACTGCCAAGCAAAGTGTCCAGACAAAACCCAATGTGCCCATAACTGTTACAGCACACCACATGGAACG AGGTGTGGCTGTAAGGCTGGTTACCGACTCCAAGAGGACACAGTGTCCTGTGTTGATATTGATGAGTGTGAAGGCGGTAGACCAGGTGTTTGCAGCCACCTATGCGTCAACACCCAGGGCTCCTTCCAGTGTCATTGCTACCCTGGTTACCTGCTGGAATCTGATGGTCGCCACTGCAAGATCACAG GTGAGCCCTACCTACTGGCCTCTGTGCAGACTGAGCTGTTCCTGTTTGGGCTGAGAAGCAGCAGTCTGGATGTCCTGGTGTCCTCTGCTAAGAAAGCCATCCTGTCCCTGGACTATGACTGGAGGGATCAGAAAGTGTTCTGGGTCAGCCTGGATTCAGAGAGCATCAAATGGTCCTCTCTACACCAGAAAAAGACAGGAACTCTTGTCAAAG GCATCAAATCTGATTGCATTGCTGTTGACTGGGTAGGGAGAAACCTGTACTGGATTGATGGCATTGGAGGTGGTCGGATTATTGCTGTTGGCTTAAACTCAACCATCATAAACTCTATGGATCTCACAGTCATCCTCGATGAGGACTTCGAACAACCTCGCTCTCTGGCACTCCT GATCATGTTCTGGTCGGAGATTGGTAACGAGGTGAAGATTGAGCGGGCGGGAATGGACGGGTCTGAGAGGAGAGTAGTGGTCAGtcacagcctcagcctcagctgGCCAGGCGGTCTGGCTGTGGACACACTAGGGGAGAGGATCTACTGGACGGACGAGAAGCTCCGGTGCATCGGCTCAGCCAACCTGGATGGCGGGGACATTGAG CTTCTGCAGATGATGGAGACAACCAACCCGTTCTCTGTCACAGTTTACAATGACCTGCTCTACTGGTCAGACACCAGGAGGAGAACTATTCAAAGGGCTCATAAAATCACTGGAAAGAACCGCAAAGTTCTCCTCAAACGACCTGGACAACCTTTTGGACTGAAA ATCATTCATCCACTTCTGCAGACAAGCAATGAGCGTCCCTGTGAGAACCTTCgttgctctcacctgtgtgtgctGGGCCCAGGCCCCAAAGGGGTCTGCAAGTGTCCCTCTGGTCTGCTCCTAGCTGAGGATGGCCTCACCTGCTCCAACCTGGTCAACTCTGCCTTCCTCTTGGTGCTCTCGCCAACTGTTGTCACACAG atCTACCTGCAGACCATGCACAGTGCTGTGGGTCTGAAAAGCTGGCCGGAGCACCTCGCCCTACCTCTCCCCAATGTCAACGAGGCAGCTATGTTGGATTACACCCTGCAAGATCAGACTCTGTACCTAGCTGACTCTGGCCAATCGTCTGTAGTCCTCTTCAAGCTGAAGGAGACCGGCTTGGTGCCTCGCGGCCAGTTCCTGCAACTCAAAGGGGACACAGTTACAGCCCTGGCTCTAGACTGGATAACCCTCAGCGTATACTGGAGTAGCACCAAGCAGCCACGGCTGCAGGTCACCTCTTCCAGTGGGGAACACACTGCTGTGTTAATTCAGGATATTGGAAGTCTGGAGTCCATAGCGCTTCACCCACTCAGTGGAAGACTCTGTTTTACCAACCTGGCCAAGCAGGGGGAAGGCGCTCAGGTGGAGTGTGCTCACATGGATGGGGTGAAGCGCGCTCCGGTGTGGAAGGATGCTTTTCAGCCCACCTCCCTGACTTTCTCCAACAAGGGCAATGAGATCTACTGGGCTGACATCG TCTATTATGTTCTAGGTTATGGGGTGATCGGCTCTGTCAGAGTTGATGGTACTGGATACAAGGCGTTTAAGACTGGGGATGGCCTGACTGCATTTGCACTCAGCAATGGCATGCTCCTCTGGGTGACAGACAGTG ACACAACCAAAGTTTGGTATAGAGATGATCCATTGACTAAGAAGCTTTGGTTCGAGGTAAACACTGAAATTGTCAGTTTGAAGGCGTACAGCAAGTCCAGCCAGATGG GCTCTAACCTCTGCTCAGATGGGAATGGAGACTGCAGTCACTTGTGTTTGGCTCTTCCTGGTGGTAGGACCTGTAGGTGTGCCCATGACCATTACCCAGTCAATGTCACATACTGCGCCCCAGACCAGCACTGCCCAGCTGGAAGTAGACCCTGTCTGGATGGGCACACATGCTTCCCCCTGGAGAAGTTCTGTGACGGACATCCTGACTGCTCTGACACTTCAGATGAGAACT GTGTCCATCTCAAAGGGAAGTCTGTCAAGGCCAAAGCCCCAAACCAGCTTCCCAGTCCCAGCTTTCCTATACCTGCAGATCCTGGCTCCACCTCTCTGGACAACAGTTGGCTGGTGAGAAACCTGGAAGCCCAGCAGTGTAGTGAAAAGCACTGCAATGGAAATGGGGAGTGTGTGGAGACCAATGGGGGCATCTCCTGTGCCTGTGGTTTAGGCTACAGTGGAGACTCCTGCCAAAACCAGCTCACCAAGACTATGCAAGGCCCACTCATCTATGGGGCCATTGGCCTCTGTGCTGCAATTGTTGTTATCAGTGTCCTCGCTGCGGTGGTTAAGAGGAAGACTGCAAACACAAG GAGAGCCAACCCTGTGGCAAAGCAGACTAGTATGATTGAGCTGGAGAAGGGTGAAGGAGCTTCTTCACCTAACAGTGACTTTGCAGAG GAAGTGGTGTCGTCTGTGGATTAA
- the LOC118392989 gene encoding low-density lipoprotein receptor-related protein 2-like isoform X2, translating to MAFCLLLCIAILEITVLSAAAQTPLNCNLGTKPCKDGSECVLHQHVCDGEADCRDGSDEEDCTVACNNGQFLCAHGKKCIDQRQVCDGVAQCQDRSDELDCLNSMEGCVHHCDNKTRCLPDTFLCDGERDCLDGTDEANCDSTDLKSHHNVAENGNNGNTTMSAPAPLKCPFGTKPCRDRIECVLYNHVCDGEADCKDGSDEEECILECERGQFQCAHGKKCIDQRQVCDGVAQCQDRSDELDCLKPMEGCVHHCDKTRCLPDTFLCDGERDCLDGTDEANCADESCNSGEFRCTSGQCLSVSMRCDGHPDCQDRSDEESCTEPPQCTTKLRCPQSQECLLEEWVCDREQDCKDGSDEKNCKMVQLKCGDFQWACTSKNQCVPKAWRCDGTKDCADESDEAGCGQVATCPSHQFQCGSTWECLDTALVCNTVRNCANGSDEGGNCQAKCPDKTQCAHNCYSTPHGTRCGCKAGYRLQEDTVSCVDIDECEGGRPGVCSHLCVNTQGSFQCHCYPGYLLESDGRHCKITGEPYLLASVQTELFLFGLRSSSLDVLVSSAKKAILSLDYDWRDQKVFWVSLDSESIKWSSLHQKKTGTLVKGIKSDCIAVDWVGRNLYWIDGIGGGRIIAVGLNSTIINSMDLTVILDEDFEQPRSLALLPQKGIMFWSEIGNEVKIERAGMDGSERRVVVSHSLSLSWPGGLAVDTLGERIYWTDEKLRCIGSANLDGGDIELLQMMETTNPFSVTVYNDLLYWSDTRRRTIQRAHKITGKNRKVLLKRPGQPFGLKIIHPLLQTSNERPCENLRCSHLCVLGPGPKGVCKCPSGLLLAEDGLTCSNLVNSAFLLVLSPTVVTQIYLQTMHSAVGLKSWPEHLALPLPNVNEAAMLDYTLQDQTLYLADSGQSSVVLFKLKETGLVPRGQFLQLKGDTVTALALDWITLSVYWSSTKQPRLQVTSSSGEHTAVLIQDIGSLESIALHPLSGRLCFTNLAKQGEGAQVECAHMDGVKRAPVWKDAFQPTSLTFSNKGNEIYWADIVYYVLGYGVIGSVRVDGTGYKAFKTGDGLTAFALSNGMLLWVTDSDTTKVWYRDDPLTKKLWFEVNTEIVSLKAYSKSSQMGSNLCSDGNGDCSHLCLALPGGRTCRCAHDHYPVNVTYCAPDQHCPAGSRPCLDGHTCFPLEKFCDGHPDCSDTSDENCVHLKGKSVKAKAPNQLPSPSFPIPADPGSTSLDNSWLVRNLEAQQCSEKHCNGNGECVETNGGISCACGLGYSGDSCQNQLTKTMQGPLIYGAIGLCAAIVVISVLAAVVKRKTANTRRANPVAKQTSMIELEKGEGASSPNSDFAEEVVSSVD from the exons ATGGCTTTCTGTTTGCTTCTGTGTATAGCAATTTTGGAAATCACAG TATTGAGTGCAGCAGCGCAGACCCCGTTGAACTGCAACCTGGGCACCAAACCTTGCAAGGATGGATCTGAGTGTGTACTCCACCAACATGTGTGCGACGGAGAAGCCGACTGTAGGGATGGTTCTGATGAGGAGGACTGCACTGTCGCATGCAATAATG GGCAGTTTCTGTGTGCCCATGGGAAGAAATGCATTGACCAGCGGCAGGTGTGTGACGGTGTGGCCCAGTGTCAGGACCGCTCTGATGAGTTGGACTGCCTGAATTCCATGGAAGGCTGTGTTCACCACTGTGACAACAAGACCCGCTGCCTCCCAGACACCTTCCtctgtgatggagagagggactgcCTGGATGGCACTGACGAAGCCAACTGCG ACTCTACTGATCTTAAAAGTCATCACAATGTTGCTGAGAATGGCAACAATGGGAATACCACAATGTCTGCACCAGCACCCCTCAAGTGCCCTTTTGGCACTAAACCATGCCGGGACAGGATTGAGTGTGTTCTTTACAACCATGTGTGCGATGGAGAGGCGGACTGTAAGGATGGCTCGGATGAGGAAGAGTGTATATTAGAATGTGAACGTG GCCAGTTTCAGTGTGCACATGGGAAGAAATGCATTGACCAGAGGCAGGTGTGTGACGGTGTGGCCCAGTGTCAGGACCGCTCTGATGAGTTGGACTGCCTGAAGCCCATGGAGGGCTGTGTTCACCACTGTGACAAGACCCGCTGCCTCCCAGACACCTTCCTCTGTGACGGAGAGAGGGACTGCCTGGATGGCACTGATGAGGCCAACTGTG CTGATGAGAGCTGCAATAGTGGGGAGTTCCGTTGCACCAGTGGTCAGTGTTTATCCGTAAGCATGCGCTGTGACGGGCATCCTGACTGTCAGGATCGCTCTGACGAGGAGAGCTGCACCGAGCCCCCCCAGTGCACCACCAAGCTCCGGTGCCCACAAAGCCAGGAGTGCCTGCTGGAGGAGTGGGTCTGTGATAGGGAGCAGGACTGTAAAGATGGCTCTGATGAAAAG AATTGCAAGATGGTCCAATTGAAGTGTGGCGATTTCCAGTGGGCCTGTACATCTAAGAACCAGTGTGTTCCCAAAGCATGGAGATGTGATGGAACAAAGGACTGCGCTGATGAAAGTGATGAGGCAGGAT gtgGTCAGGTTGCAACATGCCCCTCTCACCAGTTCCAGTGTGGCAGCACGTGGGAGTGTTTGGACACAGCCCTGGTGTGTAACACGGTCAGAAACTGTGCTAATGGTTCTGACGAGGGTGGCAACTGCCAAGCAAAGTGTCCAGACAAAACCCAATGTGCCCATAACTGTTACAGCACACCACATGGAACG AGGTGTGGCTGTAAGGCTGGTTACCGACTCCAAGAGGACACAGTGTCCTGTGTTGATATTGATGAGTGTGAAGGCGGTAGACCAGGTGTTTGCAGCCACCTATGCGTCAACACCCAGGGCTCCTTCCAGTGTCATTGCTACCCTGGTTACCTGCTGGAATCTGATGGTCGCCACTGCAAGATCACAG GTGAGCCCTACCTACTGGCCTCTGTGCAGACTGAGCTGTTCCTGTTTGGGCTGAGAAGCAGCAGTCTGGATGTCCTGGTGTCCTCTGCTAAGAAAGCCATCCTGTCCCTGGACTATGACTGGAGGGATCAGAAAGTGTTCTGGGTCAGCCTGGATTCAGAGAGCATCAAATGGTCCTCTCTACACCAGAAAAAGACAGGAACTCTTGTCAAAG GCATCAAATCTGATTGCATTGCTGTTGACTGGGTAGGGAGAAACCTGTACTGGATTGATGGCATTGGAGGTGGTCGGATTATTGCTGTTGGCTTAAACTCAACCATCATAAACTCTATGGATCTCACAGTCATCCTCGATGAGGACTTCGAACAACCTCGCTCTCTGGCACTCCTGCCACAGAAGGG GATCATGTTCTGGTCGGAGATTGGTAACGAGGTGAAGATTGAGCGGGCGGGAATGGACGGGTCTGAGAGGAGAGTAGTGGTCAGtcacagcctcagcctcagctgGCCAGGCGGTCTGGCTGTGGACACACTAGGGGAGAGGATCTACTGGACGGACGAGAAGCTCCGGTGCATCGGCTCAGCCAACCTGGATGGCGGGGACATTGAG CTTCTGCAGATGATGGAGACAACCAACCCGTTCTCTGTCACAGTTTACAATGACCTGCTCTACTGGTCAGACACCAGGAGGAGAACTATTCAAAGGGCTCATAAAATCACTGGAAAGAACCGCAAAGTTCTCCTCAAACGACCTGGACAACCTTTTGGACTGAAA ATCATTCATCCACTTCTGCAGACAAGCAATGAGCGTCCCTGTGAGAACCTTCgttgctctcacctgtgtgtgctGGGCCCAGGCCCCAAAGGGGTCTGCAAGTGTCCCTCTGGTCTGCTCCTAGCTGAGGATGGCCTCACCTGCTCCAACCTGGTCAACTCTGCCTTCCTCTTGGTGCTCTCGCCAACTGTTGTCACACAG atCTACCTGCAGACCATGCACAGTGCTGTGGGTCTGAAAAGCTGGCCGGAGCACCTCGCCCTACCTCTCCCCAATGTCAACGAGGCAGCTATGTTGGATTACACCCTGCAAGATCAGACTCTGTACCTAGCTGACTCTGGCCAATCGTCTGTAGTCCTCTTCAAGCTGAAGGAGACCGGCTTGGTGCCTCGCGGCCAGTTCCTGCAACTCAAAGGGGACACAGTTACAGCCCTGGCTCTAGACTGGATAACCCTCAGCGTATACTGGAGTAGCACCAAGCAGCCACGGCTGCAGGTCACCTCTTCCAGTGGGGAACACACTGCTGTGTTAATTCAGGATATTGGAAGTCTGGAGTCCATAGCGCTTCACCCACTCAGTGGAAGACTCTGTTTTACCAACCTGGCCAAGCAGGGGGAAGGCGCTCAGGTGGAGTGTGCTCACATGGATGGGGTGAAGCGCGCTCCGGTGTGGAAGGATGCTTTTCAGCCCACCTCCCTGACTTTCTCCAACAAGGGCAATGAGATCTACTGGGCTGACATCG TCTATTATGTTCTAGGTTATGGGGTGATCGGCTCTGTCAGAGTTGATGGTACTGGATACAAGGCGTTTAAGACTGGGGATGGCCTGACTGCATTTGCACTCAGCAATGGCATGCTCCTCTGGGTGACAGACAGTG ACACAACCAAAGTTTGGTATAGAGATGATCCATTGACTAAGAAGCTTTGGTTCGAGGTAAACACTGAAATTGTCAGTTTGAAGGCGTACAGCAAGTCCAGCCAGATGG GCTCTAACCTCTGCTCAGATGGGAATGGAGACTGCAGTCACTTGTGTTTGGCTCTTCCTGGTGGTAGGACCTGTAGGTGTGCCCATGACCATTACCCAGTCAATGTCACATACTGCGCCCCAGACCAGCACTGCCCAGCTGGAAGTAGACCCTGTCTGGATGGGCACACATGCTTCCCCCTGGAGAAGTTCTGTGACGGACATCCTGACTGCTCTGACACTTCAGATGAGAACT GTGTCCATCTCAAAGGGAAGTCTGTCAAGGCCAAAGCCCCAAACCAGCTTCCCAGTCCCAGCTTTCCTATACCTGCAGATCCTGGCTCCACCTCTCTGGACAACAGTTGGCTGGTGAGAAACCTGGAAGCCCAGCAGTGTAGTGAAAAGCACTGCAATGGAAATGGGGAGTGTGTGGAGACCAATGGGGGCATCTCCTGTGCCTGTGGTTTAGGCTACAGTGGAGACTCCTGCCAAAACCAGCTCACCAAGACTATGCAAGGCCCACTCATCTATGGGGCCATTGGCCTCTGTGCTGCAATTGTTGTTATCAGTGTCCTCGCTGCGGTGGTTAAGAGGAAGACTGCAAACACAAG GAGAGCCAACCCTGTGGCAAAGCAGACTAGTATGATTGAGCTGGAGAAGGGTGAAGGAGCTTCTTCACCTAACAGTGACTTTGCAGAG GAAGTGGTGTCGTCTGTGGATTAA